Within the Clarias gariepinus isolate MV-2021 ecotype Netherlands chromosome 27, CGAR_prim_01v2, whole genome shotgun sequence genome, the region aaatattcactttatcttttctaattaatatctattggtgcaggtgtttgtttacattgagacagtagcgcattagtagattattataaagtagattattaaatcccacacataactgttcataacatcacttttactccacatttagattcactgatggtgcagattaaacttcagacagagatctaaggactgaaGAAGTTACATTATATTCTGTACAgcggtcgatttaagacgcgTCCACAGTTTGACTCATGCGCAATACCAGGCTGATACCTACGTACTGTCAAAGTTTCAGTGAATTacgtccagccagttttgtgtgatgctgtgactaAATCTGGctggaaaaacagacagacagacagacagacagacagataattTTCTGAGACTTGTTTCTGGTCgtctaatgtatgaaacataaagagagcgagttctgaccaggGTACAGACTAAACCTTTCTTTTAGGAAAATTAATTCAGTTGTGTATCTCTGTTCTTTTGTATTGTGATTAATGTATTGACCgaaaatagattttattattattattattattattattattattattaatttatttattgtatttttacatGTATAATAGAGATACACCGGTCCATCAGACAGTGACCGGAACTGGCTGTTTTGCTGTATGATtgagtgttgaattaacacccagCAGTGTATTTATGGGTCCAGCTGGACACTGATAAACtctgaaagtgttaaatcaGCACTGGGGATTTCGCCGCGTATATAACCAGTCCTGCATGAGTGCATGAGCATCCGAGTGATGCAGCAGGAACGCTTTTAATGATGTAACATTATACAAAGTCACATGTGGTAGAATAGTTGTCGATCTGCCTTTTCCCTCTAAACACTGTGAGCGAATTACTGTAGTCTCAaaacacactcattacacactatTCCACCAGCCTCAAAACTCTTAATGACCACACGCCATATACTCACAACGGCTCAACTCGCACTCATCGTCAGGCTGGGCTTTGAGACGCCGGAGGCATTTAAGGTGGAAAAAACGTGGCATCACACGTACcgtatttgtttagaaataacatcaaaataaatgacataCCAGAGATACTTGCTGTTCAGTAACAatgtagctttttgtttaatttaaagtcaaatgttaaactcttgtatttaaagtaAGTTTGGACcgtttaaatgctgcgcttggtttttaagtgagaaaactaacaGTATAAGGAACGcgatacatttaattactcatgttcAGTTCAGTTGAGCTGTTGAATTAAGTTAAAGGTATAAACCTTAAGAGTTATGATATATATCATAAAATCATAATACAGAATCTCaataggtggcacggtggtgtagtggttagcactgtcgccttgcacctccagggtctgggttcgattcccgtctctgtgtgcatggagtttgcatgttctccccgtgcttggtgggtttcctccgggtactccggttttctcccacagtctaaagacatgtaggttaggctgattggtgttcccaaattgtccgtagtgtgtgtatgtgtgtgtgtgccctgcgatggattgccaccctgtccatgatgtaccccgcctagtgccctaagcctcctgggataggctccaggcacccccgtgaccctgaatacaggataaagcgatatagacgatgagtgaataAATGAGTGAGAATCTTAATATAAATCATATCAGCATCtaagtatcatgataatattataTCAGATGGTCACTAGAGATTCCCATCCATAATTCTTATTTATCTTTTGtactattgttgttttttttctacttcatactgataataataataatataaataataataataataataatggtgattattattattattgttgatgTAACTTTTCAGAtattaaaaaagcacaaataaaatataaaagtagtacaaaattaaaatactaaaacaatacaaaggcaatagaaaataataaaaaaaaatgcacccaTAAGTGCAAAAGTCCagtaatttaaataatgtgGCAGTAAAATAATACAAGCTATGTAATTGctaaagtaaagaaagaaaaaatgttgcTATAATTATTGTTAgtcatatttattcatattttattttaaatttaacttcCTATTAAAATCCTTCCTTAGgcatattatcattattattattattattattattataatatttaaaataagcatGAAGCCATGTGCCCTGAAGAGCAGCAGCAATCTGTGATATTTCGCAGAACAGGAGCGAGCCAAGGCTTTATTTACAGCAGGAGAAACCAGAAAACTTCTGCACGAGAGAAAACATTTAGTGCCCGCTGTCCCAGCCTGACCCTAGCCCCGAAGCTCAGCTGTGTGCCGTGTTCGAGCCTTTCATATTTAAATTCCTCTCGTGGTTGCATTTACAGAGGCCATGAATAAATCACTAGCATCAGGGAATTCTCTCAAAGCATTGTTGTTCTTTTGGCGCTCCATATGCCTGGCGTAATGCTGAGTTTAAATCGTACACTGGCTGGAATATGATTACGGGCTCATGAATAAAAGAGTCTTGTTTAAAGACCTCGGAGGAACCTGAGGGACGGGGACGAAAATGTTATTCGGTTAGACTATGACACGGTTAATACGTTATAGGCGAAAAACATGAGATTTAGGTCAAACAAAGTGTAACTGAGATATCATTGTTTGTACAGTCATCGTTTTTCGCTTTGTCCTTTTGCCACTTgggtaaaaaatgtatttatcacAGCGGTCCCCCCCATTCAAAACCAtggggtgtgcaaacttttgcacgcTGATGTTTATATAGGTTTTACTGTCATGTTAAAAAACGAGGAGCGGCTCCTGGAAGTTCGGGACGCAGTGTAAGTTATTACAGTCGAGGCTTTAGGGGGGCACGGAACACGTAAACCCACTGATAAAAACCATGTGAGCTGCAGAACCCAGGCTTATTACTCTGTCACTGAAAAATGAAACATGTGCAGGAACGCAGGGAAAACCAGCCGTATTGTGAAGTCTCTTTACTGGCACCGAGCCCAGTTGTTCTTGTATACACAAAGATTTCAGGCccctctgtgttttttttttttttgtgtgtgtgtgttttttttttggttgccgATGCAGGGAATAGATTTATCCAGACAGACGATTTCCCTCACCGAACCCCTCTCACGCAACCTGGGGGAAGGGAACCGACTTCTGCAAACACACTACCCGACCCCGCTTAACATAACATAACCGCAGTTACCTCTTCAGTACCTCAACAAAACTATACACTACCATTAGGAGTCATGTTCCCCTGGAACACGCAGTCATACGCTAAGGAAAAAGGCTAAGCGTTAGcatcgcgcacacacactatggctCTTTATATCCTAAAACATCCTGGAATTTGGAACaacttcaatttaaaaaaacgaCAAAGAAAAATTCTAACAGAAATAAACGCTGAAGTCAGCAAGCTGAGATGCTAACGTTACTAGCTGCTAGGGTTCAGCTAAGGCTAGGTCTAAGTATTACAGCACGTCGCTCTTGTtcgcactttatgttgtctctcgCTGTCTTTTTGTATAGTGCTTGGATAGTTTTGAAAATTTTTGGTGTTCATTTGTTCTGTCCtagctaatcagctaattaagtgtcttagttagctagctagttgttaatttatgttgataATTTACACcttatgtagcaccttggtccaggCGGAATGTTGTttggtttcactgtgtactgaaatgtatatgtttgaaatgacaataaaacccTACGTGACCTGAGTTGACTTGAAGTCCGCTACATACGAACGCTCAAGCTACGAGCTCTCGAAGATACGAACATGCGATATCGCCTGTTCAATCGCGGAAGTAATGACCACAGCGCACAGGTCCAGCGTACATTGTCCAGTGTGTGCAAGCGTACGTCCCAGGATGTCCAAAagcaagagaaaaacaaaacaagtttaCTAGCAGCCTGGCTAACTTTTATCCAGCCTGGGATTGAGAAATctatctgatttaaaaaaaaaagagtcgtacttagcttattgtttttttatgtcattcTTTCCCCAACAGTATCGAATGATTTTAATAGTTAATAAAGAAGCTAggttaggtttttttgtttgttttttattattattattattattattattattattaatgatatcTTGCGTTTAAAACCATAAGCAAGCCAACTATAATTTTCGGAGCAGATGGGGCCCTGTCTCTTGTGGAGTGACACCTCTCTGAGGCGTTTCCTCACAACAGATGGACCCTGAAGGATGCTCGGACGGTGCTAATCTGCACTACACAGTGTGTATTGtgaagatacacacacacacacacacacacaatgacaaaTCTACATATCATGGTCTGTCTGTGGATCATCCTGAGGGCTTAGCTGTAGGTTTTCACCTTTTTATTGAGTGGACAGACACTTAAGGGACATATTTTAAGTTATAAAATTATGAATCACAGCTTATAAACGATTCGCTGTcacacacattttgttttaCGTTGAACTCTTTTCCATCCTTCTGTTAAATAGATGACTAGACAAGCAACGAGCAGTGCTGTTTAATTCCCCTCTGACCGATCAGAGGGTGTTGATTAATCTTCTATAACAGCCGCTCTTACAGTCGTGTGTTATATTATGAGGTTATATTATCCCGTTCCTTTTAACGAgttatcgtttccatagtaacagctcattcacggAGACTAAAGAGATTAATTGTTCCATAACACatatgtaaggagtctccagtgtgaggtTTTATGTTACACTTGACAAACATTACAAACACAGATATATGTAATTATATGGGTTAGAAtgactttatattaaatatatcgTTACATAATATTTGTATGCATATAACCGTTAAGTATTATATCATGTGTTGGCCATGTTTGTGTATAAACAATAGTAATAAGCTAATCGGATTCCTCATTAAAAGTTGATAAACACTGTTTCATTTGACTGTATTTATAATTCAGCAATGTCACATGagaggtcgtgctgttgtgctgaatatcagcatgaccACGGGTGTGATatcgcttttatacaacagttccacaaacaccatttattatctaCAAATTGTGATTTGTTTCATAAACCACACCAGGCAGAGCCGCCAACCAACAGtgagtgtaattaacaggagtaAAAGTAGTGTTAATCTCTTAGTGGTAatctgtagccaaaaggtgagaagaataaaccatggaggtggtggacagtcatcagatttactttatatttacacttattacactttagaTCATCAGCTCCGTTAACGTTAACCTCAAACAGCATGAGATAGAAAgttagtgcactatgtagggtgtacaatctcttgttccacacaccaagtagtgcccttgatcaagggtaaaaaagaaattagttattcagccttgtgtttgacgcgagttagctttgtagctaagcgttagccgtgacgacataacgttatcagatgtgtgttcttactgaaagtgcttctgtgactgggtgtgaatgtgggttttgtcagacagctgctctctcctcagtactgcggaccgtacacaCCTACTCTTACTctcgctgagacacacagttagtgtcattaaccactggacaacacctgggacgcAGAGTGTTACGAATAGTTAAATGTTTCAGCGCTCATGTTTAATCCGTTTGCTCAGTCAGTACTAACTCTTGTATAATAAAACTGATCATCGGAAGCTGCTTAACCGTCTTGGAGTAGAATAACCTATAATCCAtgacctacagtataataacagcctataattcatttaaatgttgttcattttaaataactgaACACAATAATAGATAAACGTAGATGAATCTTCAGGGTGTCTGAAACATCAAGTGCCAGTGAGAGTAAAACTACACATGTTTaattatgcatttattatttacaacctACTGTGTTTCATGTCTTTGTGGATTCTGCATAATATATTtgatcacattatacattatatcaGTGATATAGCGGTTCTCGTGCATCTTATAGACGTTATATGAGTTCTCGAGTTTAACtggacaaaaacaacaaaatgaggcaaaaaaataataataacaggttGTCATGTTACTAAGAAAACATGAAGTGTAAAGAATCTGAAACGGTCAGACACGACTGATATTATAAGTTTAGTCTTGTTCGGTGAATAAAGTAAAGAATGGAATGTTGCAATATTTCAGTACCATGAGTCTCAtgtttttctccttttcctTCTTAAGGCGCAGTCACTCTTACTATTACATATTTTGCCATTACATACAGACTCGGTTTAATTGTCGCTGTCGTGCTGTTCTTGGAACCACTGTTACTCTCTACACTGTTGTCTCTTCGGCGCCCAAGAAACTGCAATTTactttatttcacttattagattttttcttttatttttaatatactatctatctatctatctatctatctatctatctatctatctatatgtgtgtatgtatgattATGGTTGGCATTTAGATAGATTAAGAAAAGTACATACATAAAACTGAATATAATAacttgtgtttatatatatatatatatgttttgccataaaattaaataaaaaaaatcacactgtaGCACGAGGGAacaaaggtttttttctttttcttttgttggtCCAAATTgctatattgtatatttatatgtatctCGTTTGTGTAACAACTAGAACAACACAAGAGCATCAACTTTCTCACGTGGGCACGATAAAGCCTAAACACACCCAACTATTATTAATGAAcagataataatgataataataataatgcataggTAATAATAATGCATGCACGTGCGTGATGATTCAGTTTCATAACGGTTTATTGTTGTAGAAATCTCAGCATCAGGTGAAATATCTGTGCTCATAttctgtttacacacacacacacacacacacacacgagataAACGCACACAGTGCAGACGCGCATTATAATCACAAGTGTGTGCGTTTAACCCCAGagatcaaaaaagaaaagaaaaaaagcatggttctgtttcttctatttttctttctttcttgtttctttaaacagccctgttacagtatgtgcatgcatGATGTGTAATTACTCACCCTTTTAGTGGATTGTGAATGACAGTCGCCATGTTGCCACAGTGTAACTCAATAAACTCAAATCTTAGACTTTTTTGGGGGAACcgtataagagagagagagagagagagagagagagagaaacataagGAGAGAAACGAAGAGAGCGAGAAATGAGAACGAAAAACCCCTCAGCCAATAGAATATCAGGATTCAGGACGTGGGCGTGGCTTAGACAAGCTGTCAAACCcatttaaatgtgttacaatgtagtacatttacacaaaaggcagactttttgaattttttattttatgtaatgtcTCAAATCTAGCTATATAGTGTACGAATTTGGaatgattgttttaaaataatagatttcaacatttataaatcatttattcaAGATTTAAGAATTCTCCAGCATGTTGATGCATTTAATGCAACGGGAATATTCAGTTAAACATCAAATAAAATTGTGTGTcttgtaaaatgtaaagttttcgttttattttgttttattctgatTCAGGACGTGGGCGTGGCTTAGACAAACTGTCAAACCTAGTCCAAAACATTACGTTTAAATACAACATGATACATTTACACAAAAggttacttttttcttttcttttttttcccatttctttaatataaGGTCACGATTCTAGCTATATAGTGACATTTATACGTATTTATGCTCAGAAATATATATGATACATAGattctacattttttaaagattaatatataataatattacatataaaacattttaatatctaTATTAAgatctatatttttttctataattgtaatatatatttaccCTAATATTACACCTAAAAGTATCTATCTAAGATTTGAGAATTCTCCagctttttaatacatttaacaaTAATTCCagcttaaatttaaatgtaaatattttatttaacatcgAGTGAAATCTTGTAATcttgttaatgtaaatgtttcgTTTCATTTGATTAATTATTCTGTTTTTTCAAAAACCAATGTGACCGACACCACGAATAACCAACTATATTCTGAGTTGatacagcattttaaaaaaatccaccaATCACCATCGAGTAGGCGGGAACTACAGAACGCGGAAACCAACGTTCACCTCTAATTCCAATCGGATGAGTAGAGCACTAGGTAGGCTGCAGGAGTGTACTATTTGGTGCCTTACGTAGTGACCGAGTGTGTGCGAGGAATTTGGGACGCAGCCCGTGCTATAAGCGTTATCTCACGTGCCTGTTGAGGACAACAGTTTTACATTGTAGAGTTGTGTGAACGTGTTTATTTAAGACGCAAAACGTGTAAAGTGTGTCTAATGCTGGTGTTTAGAAGCGTCTTAAGCAATTAAATAGTTTAACTTGGACATGAATAGTTTAGATAGCGTGTAGAGTCGTTGTTGCTACTGTAGTTGTTTAGCTAGCTGTTAGCTAGTGAGTTAGcggagagagatgaagagagggaggaggagcagacgtcatcatcatcatcatcatcttcctcaGCGTGATGGGTCTCCAGCAGACAGAGCCGAGTAAATCACACACATCATTACACAGGTCTTATCTCCATGTGGTGATGACGTTTCACACATAAatctgacgtgtgtgtgtgtgtgtgtgtgtgtgtgtgatggtgattTGCAGATCATCAGACAGAAGTTCAGGATCAGAATCAGCTTCATCCTCCACATCCAGTGCTCCTGCTCCAGGTCATCTCTCAGCATCacaacactcacactcacacacacacacacacacacacacacacgttcactctcacacactttccCTTTCTCACACCACTCTCGCACACTTTCCCTTTCTCGCACCACTCTCGCACACTTTCCCTTTCTCACACCACTCTCGCACACTTTCCCTTTCTCGCACCACTCTCGCACACTTTCCCTTTCTCGCACCACTCTCGCACACTTTCCCTTTCTCGCACCACTCTCGCACACTTTCCCTTTCTCGCACCACTCTCGCACACTTTCCCTTTCTCGCACCACTCTCGCACACTTTCCCTTTCTCGCACCACTCTCGCACACTTTCCCTTTCTCGCACCACTCTCATCCAGACTCCCTCCCATCCCCCTATCACACACCCCAAGTCTGTCTCGCATGCACTCACTTTGCCTCACAATAAACCCGATAGACACGCTCACTATGGTTTATTATTCATCATTCTTGTTCTGCTCATTTCAtgagtttagtttatttattattattattccgtcCTCCTACTTCAGTTTTTTTCCCAGgtcatttttcttatttcttcaGTTGATTCCTTTTCTCcccatgttttttcttttttcctcccttctcttaaattcatttaaaaaaatcagtttatttCTTATTCCTTTTTCTTCACTTATTCACACCACTCTCGCAGACTTTCCCCTTCTCACACCACTCTCGCACACTTTCCCTTTCTCACACCACTCTCGCACACTTTCCCTTTTCAACATCACTCTCGCACACTTTCCCTTTTGACACCAGGCTCCCTCTTACCCCCTTTCACCCCCTCTCACACTTGATAACACACTCGAACTCTGTCTCACATGCACTCACCCTCCCTCACACTGAACACAATAGACACGCTCACTATCGTTTATTATTCATCTGCTCATTTCGtgagtttagtttatttattattattattattattattacgtcCTCCTACTTCAGTTTTTCCCCAGgtaatttttcttatttcttcagttcattccttttttttcacccatgtttttttttcttttttccttattttatttcttcttaaatgtattttttttcttcctcactTGCTTCTtcagtttattcttttttctttacttcttCCTTTGCTTtgtctatataaatatttatttatttatttaaggatcGTATTAATTAACCATTTGTCTTCTTAATTTGTTTCTTCTCTTtcagtttattgttttttttcttaataattaaGCTTTTCGtttcttttttatctgtttttttttttttttttcagctccttatttattattattatttattgatggttattcttttttcttttttttagtaatcTTTTTCTGCCCTGGAGCTGTCAGTAATTCTGTGTCACATTCAGAGTTCTTTATTGATTATTTgcagagctctctctctctctctctctctctctcaaacacacacattaaacacagaGTTAACCTTTTTAGTTTACAATATTACACAACACACAAAagatatacaaaatatacactaccagtcaaaagtttggacaccccttcTTACTCGAACatggtctttatttattttattgattacattttttttttctacattttaaaacaatgccGAATACATCCAAAGTATACACTAAAGTAAAGTTTATACTGGATGTGAAAGCAGACTGCTGTGAGTCCGACCCTCTCACACTGAACCCTTCATCTCGTTCACGTCCACAGAGTTGCCAGGTTTTTATTTTGACCCTGAGAAGAACCGTTACTTCCGTCTGTTGCCCGGCCACAATAACTGTAACCCTCTGACGAGGGAACAGCTGGAGATGAAGGAGCGTGAGAGGAGGAGGACCGAGCTGCTGGCTGAGGACGAGTGTGTGAGGAAGGTGAGTGGCGGAGCGCTCTGAAGCGGCGTCTGCggtgagactgtgtgtgtgtgatgctgaaACATCTCTATGTGTGTGATCGTGTGCAGAAAGCTCCACGCATCGGACTGAACTCCACGCtgctgctgcagaggagacgccTGGGAGAGCTGCGTCCGAGGTCCTACTGCAGGTACACCGTCAGGGTccaactttacacacacacacacacacacacacttcagagagacttgcttgttgttttttgcttaaattaactttattattaatatgcttttaaatattttttactatatGTGGAGTAAGTGAcgttcacagagatatttaaCTCAATGCTGAGGTTCtggataaagtttttttatttacatatagaTATACTTcaattttattagtattttgtactttaattgtatttttattttaatttgttttattgttttatttaattttatttcagttgttttttttttcacattatttcTTCTTTATCTTTCCCTTTtcgttttattgttttttttgttcactttatttgttttcgttttcttttcctttctcctttcctttttcttttttcttcagttattttttttcttcacttcaatgtatttattctttaccctttccctttcctttcttttctttgtttagttttctCTTATTCccttaactttattttttcttttcttaacaGTTTTTGTTCTCTAATTTATCCCTTGATTTTTACCCTTAAGTTCAATTCTTCTTTAGTTCTTtgagtttattatttaatttctcttaattaatatttctttgTTAATTACCTTAATCGCACTTAATTAAAAGCAGCAAAACAGAACATTTATACTTGGAAAGTACAGATAGTGAAAGTAAACAAACCTGATATCCAAAAATAAATCTCATAGCAGTGTCCTTTACACAGTTATCATATGGACccttaataattacattaaatattaacagaCTGATAatggcaggtgtgtgtgtgtgtcatgttgcGTTGAGTGTaataaaacgtgtgtgtgtggtatttgGTGGTGTTAGTTTTCTTCTCAGGAGTAAATAAATGTCGGTTGGATGTTTGAAACATTTATAAATCCACACGCAGGTTTCATCTTCAACACTAAGCTTCATGAAGTGCAATATATGATTTCTTTATCAGCTGTATACActgtgtatctgtgtttttttttttgttttttttgtttttttaaacctcacACCAATTGCTTCATCAGGCTGCTTCATGAGGTGAAGGTGAGCGCGATGAAACGGCACAAGCTGGAGATCCAGAGCGCCGACTCCAGCAGCCCGAACACGGATAACTTCCGCCTCATCGTGGTGAGCTCCTGCCTCCGCTCCTCACCTCTACAGCTCATCACACATCATCACAGCAGTGATAACCCATGTCCCGTTCTTCTGCAGGCGGACTCGGCGTGCGAGCGCGTCTTCACAGTGAACGACGTGTCGCACGGCGGCTGCAAGTACGGCATCATGAACTTCAGCGGCCGCAGGAACGGCTCTCTGTCTGTGGAGATGTGCGACAACCTGTACTTCACTAACCGCAAGGTAACCAGACCGGGACTCGattcttctcacacacacacacacacacatattgctGATAATGAGTGAATGACGATGTTAACGCTGCTCTGTGTTTCAGGTGAACTCCGTGTGCTGGGCGTCCGTCACTCACTCAGACTCTCACGTCCTGTATCCTTTCTATGCTCCGCCTCTCATGAGCTCTCACGTGTTCCATCAGGCTTGTTTTCCTGACCCGCGTCCTTAGATTGTGCTTGGTGGGAATATCTCAGACCCCGGGGTGTGTCAGTTTACTGCCCGCGTCTCTCTTCAGCAACTCCAACCCCGGTGAGACTTGTGTACCGATCCCGGCATGTGGTGTATCCGCGTCGCTCAGGAACCCTTCACACGTTTGACTCTTTAGTCCAGATTTAACACTTAGGACGTTTTTAATGTAGGTTGTAATATTTACTGTTCAAAAAGAGATAAAGGGGAAActtagtcccggtttgactcgaacgtgTATATAGATACACATAGGAGCCGGCGTTCGGGTCAAACCCGGACTGATTGTTCCCTTAATTTATTTtgagcaaataaaacaaatttttcagAACATATGAAACAAACTACAtgtaaaagtaagtacaccctgCTTTACTTCTATACAGCTACATTAAAATTTAATCTGCTCAAAGGCAAAATTTCTTATTATGAAACGCATTTTCTCAAAGGAAatgatgtaaatgcagataatccgttccagccacccaaaaatattactaatattacccaattttcaacactataatcatattttttgcatataaaacaatcaaaacatttagaaaatacatgtaaatggggtcaaatattaaataaatagacattaaccGTAATTTATGATCCTTTTGATTTAAAAACCgatcttcttgctaccgtccttgcttcTAACATTCATGAGGACCCGTGGTGCTCTCTATATcttgcattaaatttttttccatttttgtgcttcacttggctttccatTGACCAAATCGAGTTACGGACAGAActtactttaaatttaaatga harbors:
- the wdr21 gene encoding WD repeat domain 21 produces the protein MKRGRRSRRHHHHHHLPQRDGSPADRAESSDRSSGSESASSSTSSAPAPELPGFYFDPEKNRYFRLLPGHNNCNPLTREQLEMKERERRRTELLAEDECVRKKAPRIGLNSTLLLQRRRLGELRPRSYCRLLHEVKVSAMKRHKLEIQSADSSSPNTDNFRLIVADSACERVFTVNDVSHGGCKYGIMNFSGRRNGSLSVEMCDNLYFTNRKVNSVCWASVTHSDSHVLLCLVGISQTPGCVSLLPASLFSNSNPDQPGMLCSFKISTAWSCAWCLNPQADKTFSTGLSRSVIVTDAVTGRRQTYSTGSDVLAQQFALRAPVLFNGCRSGEIFSIDLRQRGRGRDHSWKSSRFHQDSAVTSVRLLQDENYLVASDMLGKIKLWDVRARRAVQQYEGHHNEYAYLPLHLCEQEGLLLAVGQDCYTRLWSLRDGHLLRTIPSPHPAGKDSIPNVVFSSQLGGRRGLPGLLMAVCHDLYYYPYGDFQDGTTSKARV